A stretch of Carya illinoinensis cultivar Pawnee chromosome 14, C.illinoinensisPawnee_v1, whole genome shotgun sequence DNA encodes these proteins:
- the LOC122294455 gene encoding isovaleryl-CoA dehydrogenase, mitochondrial isoform X1, giving the protein MQRLFSKRSLCASVFRGKRQCASFSTALLFDDTQIQFKESVAQFAQENIAPHASKIDQTNYFPKEVNLWKLMGDFNLHGITAPEKYGGLGLGYLYHCIAMEEISRASGSVGLSYGAHSNLCINQLVRNGNPAQKEKYLPKLISGEHVGALAMSEPNAGSDVVSMKCKADHVDGGYIISGNKMWCTNGPVAQTLVVYAKTNITAGSKGITAFIIEKGMPGFSTAQKLDKLGMRGSDTCELVFENCFVPEENVLGQEGKGVYVMMSGLDLERLVLAAGPLGIMQACLDVVLPYVRQREQFGRPIGEFQFIQGKLADMYTSLQSSRSYVYSVARDCDNGKVNPKDCAGVILCAAERATQVALQAIQCLGGNGYVNEYTTGRLLRDAKLYEIGAGTSEIRRMIIGRELFKEQ; this is encoded by the exons ATGCAAAGGCTTTTCTCAAAGAGGTCTTTATGCGCTTCTGTTTTCCGAGGGAAGAGGCAGTGCGCTTCCTTTTCTACGGCTCTACTCTTTGATGATACTCAGATACAG TTCAAAGAAAGTGTTGCTCAATTCGCGCAAGAAAACATCGCCCCTCATGCGTCAAAGATAGACCAAACGAATTATTTCCCAAAG GAGGTTAACTTATGGAAACTCATGGGTGATTTCAACCTCCATGGAATCACAGCACCAG agaaatatggaGGGCTTGGTCTTGGTTACTTGTATCACTGTATAGCAATGGAGGAAATAAGTCGTGCTTCTGGGTCCGTTGGCCTCTCTTACGGTGCCCATTCCAACCTGTGCATTAATCAGTTG GTGAGGAATGGAAACCCTGCTCAGAAGGAGAAATACTTGCCAAAG CTTATCAGTGGGGAGCATGTAGGAGCTCTTGCAATGAGTGAGCCCAATG CTGGATCTGATGTTGTTAGTATGAAATGCAAGGCTGACCACGTAGATGGGGGCTATATTATAAGCGGGAACAAGATGTGGTGCACCAATGGCCCAGTTGCCCAGACATTG GTTGTTTATGCAAAAACGAACATCACAGCTGGCTCAAAAGGAATCACAGCATTCATCATTGAGAAGGGAATGCCTGG ATTCAGTACTGCTCAGAAACTAGACAAACTTGGGATGCGAGGAAGTGACAC ATGCGAACTTGTCTTTGAGAATTGCTTTGTTCCAGAAGAAAATGTTCTTGGGCAGGAAGGAAAAG GAGTCTATGTCATGATGTCAGGGCTAGATTTGGAGCGGCTTGTTTTGGCAGCTGGACCTCTTGGTATTATGCAGGCATGCCTTGATGTTGTTCTTCCTTATGTTCGACAGAGAGAGCAGTTTGGTCGTCCAATAGGAGAATTTCAGTTTATACAG GGTAAGCTTGCAGACATGTATACTTCTTTACAGTCCTCAAG GTCCTACGTGTATTCTGTTGCAAGGGACTGTGACAATGGAAAAGTTAACCCCAAG GATTGTGCTGGAGTTATACTTTGTGCAGCCGAAAGAGCCACCCAAGTGGCTTTGCAG GCTATACAGTGCCTGGGTGGTAATGGATATGTGAACGAGTATACAACTGGTCGGCTGCTTCGAGATGCCAAATTATATGAAATCGGAGCTGGCACTAGTGAAATTAGAAGAATGATTATAGGTCGTGAACTCTTCAAGGAGCAGTAG
- the LOC122294455 gene encoding isovaleryl-CoA dehydrogenase, mitochondrial isoform X2, with amino-acid sequence MGDFNLHGITAPEKYGGLGLGYLYHCIAMEEISRASGSVGLSYGAHSNLCINQLVRNGNPAQKEKYLPKLISGEHVGALAMSEPNAGSDVVSMKCKADHVDGGYIISGNKMWCTNGPVAQTLVVYAKTNITAGSKGITAFIIEKGMPGFSTAQKLDKLGMRGSDTCELVFENCFVPEENVLGQEGKGVYVMMSGLDLERLVLAAGPLGIMQACLDVVLPYVRQREQFGRPIGEFQFIQGKLADMYTSLQSSRSYVYSVARDCDNGKVNPKDCAGVILCAAERATQVALQAIQCLGGNGYVNEYTTGRLLRDAKLYEIGAGTSEIRRMIIGRELFKEQ; translated from the exons ATGGGTGATTTCAACCTCCATGGAATCACAGCACCAG agaaatatggaGGGCTTGGTCTTGGTTACTTGTATCACTGTATAGCAATGGAGGAAATAAGTCGTGCTTCTGGGTCCGTTGGCCTCTCTTACGGTGCCCATTCCAACCTGTGCATTAATCAGTTG GTGAGGAATGGAAACCCTGCTCAGAAGGAGAAATACTTGCCAAAG CTTATCAGTGGGGAGCATGTAGGAGCTCTTGCAATGAGTGAGCCCAATG CTGGATCTGATGTTGTTAGTATGAAATGCAAGGCTGACCACGTAGATGGGGGCTATATTATAAGCGGGAACAAGATGTGGTGCACCAATGGCCCAGTTGCCCAGACATTG GTTGTTTATGCAAAAACGAACATCACAGCTGGCTCAAAAGGAATCACAGCATTCATCATTGAGAAGGGAATGCCTGG ATTCAGTACTGCTCAGAAACTAGACAAACTTGGGATGCGAGGAAGTGACAC ATGCGAACTTGTCTTTGAGAATTGCTTTGTTCCAGAAGAAAATGTTCTTGGGCAGGAAGGAAAAG GAGTCTATGTCATGATGTCAGGGCTAGATTTGGAGCGGCTTGTTTTGGCAGCTGGACCTCTTGGTATTATGCAGGCATGCCTTGATGTTGTTCTTCCTTATGTTCGACAGAGAGAGCAGTTTGGTCGTCCAATAGGAGAATTTCAGTTTATACAG GGTAAGCTTGCAGACATGTATACTTCTTTACAGTCCTCAAG GTCCTACGTGTATTCTGTTGCAAGGGACTGTGACAATGGAAAAGTTAACCCCAAG GATTGTGCTGGAGTTATACTTTGTGCAGCCGAAAGAGCCACCCAAGTGGCTTTGCAG GCTATACAGTGCCTGGGTGGTAATGGATATGTGAACGAGTATACAACTGGTCGGCTGCTTCGAGATGCCAAATTATATGAAATCGGAGCTGGCACTAGTGAAATTAGAAGAATGATTATAGGTCGTGAACTCTTCAAGGAGCAGTAG